The segment CAAATTTGGTCTCTATTGTTAATAGAAAATGCCTTTAGTTATAGCAGCTTTTAATGAAGAACCAAATGTTGGGTTTTCACAACTCAACCATCCTATATACTACCATCTACAATTGCACTTAACATAATTTAGtagctaataataataatatgtcaATAATGGCATACAATACACACTGGACCACTGGATTTGGgatgcattaaaataaaacctCAGGTAAAGCTTAAAGGTTATACCTTAATCGTGTAGGTGCTTTTCAACATTGGCAATAAATACTCAAAGGCCTCTAATCCTCAATATAAGCCCAAATTCATACTGTGTTTCTTTAGACTCTGATAAAATGGATCCTGTGCTAACTGTAAAAATTCAGTACCAGTGAGTCTTTCCTCTCCAATATGGGGATTCGTTATTTGGAAACCCTAACTATGTTAACCGTATTGTATACTCGTTCACCGAGCGTAACTGCCATCCAACAAACTCCCCAACTCCGTAAGAATGCTCACTTCTCTAACTTTCTTTATCGttgcagtacattttatttatttgtctttttacaTGCTCCACCTTCTCTGTTCTGGAGGAACTTATCCATCTCTGCTTCTCTCTTCACAGCTTCCGGGTTGATTTTCGGAGCACCGGGAAAACATATCAAAACCACACTCATGTTGTCGCGACTACCCTGTtgacacacaaagaaaaataggAAGAGTGGAAAGAGTAGGTTAGGGTCAcagacaaaaaatgaaatgcgtgttcttgaagggatagttcaaatAGTATGCAAAAtagtttcaaaactgtatgactttcttgatCAGACACAAacgaaaatattttgaagaacgttggtgcCCCAACAACATaggggccccattgacttccattgtatggacttAAATCgcaaatacatttctcaaaatatcttctttggtgttccaACAAAGGTTTTGAATcacatgagtgtgaataaatgatgacaaaactttCCTGGCAAAAGCTAACATAAGAGTCACGAAGTTAAACACAACAGTTGTCTAGACAACCAAGATGGGGGGAAAAACACATAATCTTTTATCTCGTATTATTAGCATTTAACTCATTCTGTTTAAAGCCAAACAATGCTTATCTGATGGACCTTACCTTGTACAAACAAGTGTCCACAATCTCATTACACACTCTCTCCAGGTCATCTGTCACCTCCAGACGTGAGCGCACAAAACCACATAGTTCTTCATTTGCCATAACGTCCCATATGCCGTCGCAAGCCAGGATCACGAATTCATCCTCAGTCTCTGAACGTTCAATCTCATAAACTTCAGGTTCAGGGGACACCAGCTGCTCGGTGGGCCCTTTCCCATGCACACACTTGTAGTCGAAGTCACCAAGAGCACGCGAAACGGCGAGAGATCCATTGACCCGCTGGATCATGACCGAACCGCCTGCGTTCTGGATCCGCTCCTTTTCAAGGGGGTTGCTGGGCTTGTGGTCTTGGGTGAAGAAGTGAACGCGTCCCTTGCGGCTCAGCAAGGCTCTGGAGTCACCACAGTTGATGAAGTAGA is part of the Triplophysa dalaica isolate WHDGS20190420 chromosome 13, ASM1584641v1, whole genome shotgun sequence genome and harbors:
- the ppm1ab gene encoding protein phosphatase, Mg2+/Mn2+ dependent, 1Ab isoform X1 yields the protein MMLSKQRKVTLRLVSAVFVRFSIQQRTLGNWSKIRRMGAFLDKPKMEKHNAHGEGNGLRYGLSSMQGWRVEMEDAHTAVMGLPYGLSLWSFFAVYDGHAGSQVARYCCEHLLEHITSNPDFRGAGTDTGGEPSAENVKSGIRTGFLQIDEHMRAMSERKHGTDRSGSTAVGIMMSPHNFYFINCGDSRALLSRKGRVHFFTQDHKPSNPLEKERIQNAGGSVMIQRVNGSLAVSRALGDFDYKCVHGKGPTEQLVSPEPEVYEIERSETEDEFVILACDGIWDVMANEELCGFVRSRLEVTDDLERVCNEIVDTCLYKGSRDNMSVVLICFPGAPKINPEAVKREAEMDKFLQNREGGACKKTNK
- the ppm1ab gene encoding protein phosphatase, Mg2+/Mn2+ dependent, 1Ab isoform X2, translating into MGAFLDKPKMEKHNAHGEGNGLRYGLSSMQGWRVEMEDAHTAVMGLPYGLSLWSFFAVYDGHAGSQVARYCCEHLLEHITSNPDFRGAGTDTGGEPSAENVKSGIRTGFLQIDEHMRAMSERKHGTDRSGSTAVGIMMSPHNFYFINCGDSRALLSRKGRVHFFTQDHKPSNPLEKERIQNAGGSVMIQRVNGSLAVSRALGDFDYKCVHGKGPTEQLVSPEPEVYEIERSETEDEFVILACDGIWDVMANEELCGFVRSRLEVTDDLERVCNEIVDTCLYKGSRDNMSVVLICFPGAPKINPEAVKREAEMDKFLQNREGGACKKTNK